AAATGTAAAATAATTTGTATATCAATTTTAAATAATATAATTTCACATCCTCAAATTCAAAATATAGTGATATGAAAAAATTCATGTTTGGAGCCCTGATTCTGGGCTTACTGTCGGCCTGTAATACCGACAGCCTTACCAATCAAAATGAAACCCCTATGAACCAGGATGAGGTTCCTGCAGGAAGCGCTGCGAAAAGAAGCTGTCTTTCAGAAGAAATAAGAGAGAAAATGCTGCAGAAAAACCCTGCCCTGAGACAAAAAATGAATGAAATTGAAGTCGGAGCCGAGAGATATGCCAATAACCTTGCACTAGGCAAAGTTCTGGCAGATGGAACCGTAGAGATCCCGGTTGTTTTTAATGTAATCTACAACACTGCAACCCAGAATGTTTCTGATGCAAGAATCGCAGAACAGATCGCTGTTCTGAATGCTGATTACGGCGGCACCAACTCCGATGTTACTAAGATCCCTTCAGCATTTCAGCCCTCAGCAGCAGGTGATGTAAAAATCCGTTTCAAACTGGTGGCGACCAACCGGAAGCAAAGCTCAAAAACAGGCTGGCGATCTGATCTTGAAGAAATGAAAAAAGCCAGTACAGGAGGGATTACAGCTACTGATGTAACCAAAAACATGAATATCTGGGTAGTCAACTCAATACTTGACGAAAATAATCAGCCGGGGACCTTAGGGTATGCTTATTATCCTGAACATGCAGGACAATGGTATGACGGTCTTGTAATTGGCTACAACTATATCGGGAAAACAGGAGCTTCTGCCCCATTCAATCTTGGAAGAACAGTAACGCATGAAGTAGGACATTACCTGAATCTTCCACACCTTTGGGGATCAAGCGATGCAGGATGCCAGACAGATTACTCTAATGACACACCGCTTTCTCCCGGCCCTAACTATGGAACTCCAACTTATCCCCTTAACAGATCCTGCGGAGGCGTAAGCCGTTCTCAGATGTTTATGAACTATATGGATTATGTAGATGATAAAGCCATGTTCATGTTCTCTGCCAACCAGAAAACAAGAATGCAGGCTGTAGTTTCAGCATCTGGCCCAAGATCCGGTTTAAGATAATCACCATCTTCATTAACAATAAAAACATTTAAAATCTATCTCTATCAGGGATAGATTTTTTTCAGGTCCATAGTGAACGTATCATAACGCATATTTTATTGGGATCAGGTTCAAAAACCGGGGAACACATGATCCATTTTATGACAAAACAAAAATCACATCTATCCTGATCTTCATTTCTATTAAAAATATTCTATATATTTAATAAAAAATAAAATTATTTACATTTAAAAACAAACTTTAATTTGAAATCCATCAACTTTAAATTAAATTAATTAAAATTCAAAACAAATATAAATACAGTGAATTATACTCAAATAAAACGTAATTAAATTAATAATTACAAATATAATTTGTAAATAAAGTAAAAAGTACATAAATTAGTTTTCTCAAAAATTCAAAATAATGATTATGAAAAAACTATTTTTTGGAGCACTTATGCTCGGCGTAATGTCTGCCTGTAACAGCGACAACATTAATAATCAAAGTGAAGCTCCGGCTGATGAAACTGCCTTTTCCGCTGGTATAGCCCAGAGAGGATGTGCTTCTGAAGAAATACGTCAGGAAGCTTTAAAAAACAGCCCTGAACTCAGACAAAGGTTCGCAGCCCTGGAAAACAATACAGAAAAATTCAGTAACGATATCAAACTCGGAAGAGTGCTTGCTGACGGAACCGTGGAAATCCCTGTAGTTGTCAATGTCATCTACAAAACAACAGCAGAAAATGTTTCCGATTCAAGGATTGCAGAGCAGATTGCTGTTTTAAATGCCGATTACTCCGGTACAAACAGTGATGTCAGCAAAATTCCTTCGGAATTTCAGTCTGTAAGCTCCGGTGATACGAAGGTAAAGTTCAGATTGGTAAACACCATCAGAAAATCGACCTCCAAAACAAGCTGGTCTACGAATGACGATATGAAAAAGGCATCGAAAGGAGGAATTAATGCTACCAATCCTACAAATTATCTGAACATCTGGGTGGTAGGCAAAATGACCAGCCAGGGAAGAACAATCCTGGGATACGCTACATTCCCTGAATCTGCCGGATTATCCAATGACGGTGTTGTAATTGCCGCACCATTTTTTGGCAAAACAGGCGCATCTTCTCCTTTCAACTTAGGAAGAACAGCGACTCATGAAGTAGGGCATTACCTGAATCTAAGACACATCTGGGGAGATGCCAATTGCGGAAATGACCAGGTAAGCGACACCCCTACCCAGACAACGGCTAATTACGGAAAACCTACTTATCCTCTTTATAATACCTGCGGTGGTGTCAACAGATCTGTGATGTTCATGAATTATATGGATTATGTAGATGACGGAGCCATGTTTATGTTCTCTGCCGGCCAAAAAACAAGAATGCAGGCTGTAGTAGCTTCTACCGGTGCCAGATCCGGATTAAGAGTATATTAAAATCAATTTTTTATATATTTAAAATCTATCTCATCTATGGGATAGATTTTTTTTATACTTTTACGCCACTTAAATCTCAGGGATCATAGCGATGAAAAAAATAGCACTGGCATCATGCATATTACTGCATCTGTACTGTTATAAAGCACAAGACACCATTCAGACCAGAAATCTCCAGGCAGATCTTGAAATGATCCGTTCCGATATGCCTTTCCAGGAAAAAAAGCCATTCTTTAAAAAGGAATGGGTAAAGAAATCGGTGGCACCTGCTATTCTTTTCACAGCTGCCGCTGCTACATGGGGCGAAAAAGAAAATATCCGTGAGGTAAGAAACCGCTATCTTCCTAATTTTAAAGTCAAATATGACGACTATCTTCAGTATGCGCCTGCTGTGGCCGTATACGGATTAAAACTCTCCGGAGTAAAGGGTCGGAACAACCTTGGGAGAGCTACGCTTTCATATGGTACCAGTTTGGCAATCATGGCTATTTTGGTAAACTCCATTAAATATACATCAAAAGTAGAGAGACCGGATGGTTCCAAAAATAATTCATTCCCTTCCGGACATGCGGCCATGGCTTTCACCAATGCAAGTTTCCTTCATAAAGAATATGGACTCGTAAACCCGGCATACAGCATTGGCGGGTATAGTGCCGCAACCATTACCGGTCTTGGCCGGAACTTAAATAACAGGCACTGGGTTCCTGATATTCTTGCCGGTGCAGGGATCGGGATTATTTCTACAGAAT
This genomic interval from Chryseobacterium arthrosphaerae contains the following:
- a CDS encoding zinc metalloprotease, with product MKKFMFGALILGLLSACNTDSLTNQNETPMNQDEVPAGSAAKRSCLSEEIREKMLQKNPALRQKMNEIEVGAERYANNLALGKVLADGTVEIPVVFNVIYNTATQNVSDARIAEQIAVLNADYGGTNSDVTKIPSAFQPSAAGDVKIRFKLVATNRKQSSKTGWRSDLEEMKKASTGGITATDVTKNMNIWVVNSILDENNQPGTLGYAYYPEHAGQWYDGLVIGYNYIGKTGASAPFNLGRTVTHEVGHYLNLPHLWGSSDAGCQTDYSNDTPLSPGPNYGTPTYPLNRSCGGVSRSQMFMNYMDYVDDKAMFMFSANQKTRMQAVVSASGPRSGLR
- a CDS encoding zinc metalloprotease, giving the protein MKKLFFGALMLGVMSACNSDNINNQSEAPADETAFSAGIAQRGCASEEIRQEALKNSPELRQRFAALENNTEKFSNDIKLGRVLADGTVEIPVVVNVIYKTTAENVSDSRIAEQIAVLNADYSGTNSDVSKIPSEFQSVSSGDTKVKFRLVNTIRKSTSKTSWSTNDDMKKASKGGINATNPTNYLNIWVVGKMTSQGRTILGYATFPESAGLSNDGVVIAAPFFGKTGASSPFNLGRTATHEVGHYLNLRHIWGDANCGNDQVSDTPTQTTANYGKPTYPLYNTCGGVNRSVMFMNYMDYVDDGAMFMFSAGQKTRMQAVVASTGARSGLRVY